DNA sequence from the Candidatus Coatesbacteria bacterium genome:
TGAACTGGCTGGCCTTCGTCATCTCTTTAGGGCTCATCGGGGTACTCATCTACCAGCTCATTGCAGGCGAAGCGAGCTGGGAATACCTGGCGGCCGGCGGTGGCGGTCTACTTGTTCTGTTATTCAGCTTCCTGGCAAAACCCCAGTTGCGCCTGCAGCGCAGCATGTTCAACCTCAGCCGCCTGCAGATTATTGTTTACGCTTGGTTCTCCCATTTCACCAACTGGGACATCTATCTCACCAATGTGACCATTGGGGATAAGGTATCTGAACGGGTTAAGAAGCTGATTACTGAAAGTGGTTATGACATCGTCACCAAGATGAAGAATCTGTTCGCTTTGATTGAGGATTTGGAAGACGACCTCAGCTAGTTGGCCTTCACTTTCAATCCGGGCCGACCTTCAGGTCGGCCCCTACAGTTTGGCGCGGAATCAAAACGGGCGGCTGAGGACAGCCGCCCCGACGTATGGCGCTAGTAGGTGTACGGTCTTGTTAGTCAAAGGGGTCGCCCCGAGGGTCGGCCCCGTTGCATAACGTAATGGCAAAAATCGACCAGTTGCGCACTAAAAATCCCCGTCGAGGGCCTCGATTTGCTGCGCCGCGGCGCCGGCCAGGGGGCTGTCGGGATCGGCCTCGATGGTCTTGTTGTAGTAGCGAACGGCCTCGGAGCGCAGGCCCTGCTTATGGTAGATCACCCCGAGGTGGAAGAGGGTCTCGATACGGTCGTCGTCGTATTCGAGGGCGGTCTTGAAGGCGTCCTCGGCGGCGGTCAGTTGGCCCCGGGCGTCATAGACCATCCCCAATCCGTCGTAGGCCCGAGCCAGGTCGGCCTCGAGGTCGACGGCGGTCAGGAACTGGGTCTCGGCCTTGTCGTACTGTTTGAGGCCCAGATAGGTCAGACCGAGGTTGGAGTAGACCGCCGGGTCCTCCGGTGTGACGTCGACGAGGCGCCGCAGGTAGGGCAGGGCGTCCTCGAAACGGCCGAGCTGCATGGCCAGACCGCCGGCCTCCTGCAAGGCTTCGACGTTGGCGGGCTCGAGCTCGAGGCAGTAATCGTAGTAGTTGAGGGCCTCGTCGTACTGTCCGCGGGCGGCGAATGTCCGGCCCAGCCAGTAGTAGCTCTCGGAGCCTTCGGGCAGCTCGACGGCGGCGGACTTGAACTTGGCCTCGGCTTTATCGTATTCACCGGCCTCGAAGTAGGCGATGCCTTCCTCGAGGAGATCCTCGGCGTTGAGGACGCGGAACAGATCAATGGCCCCGGCGGCGACGACCAGACCGAGCAGGGCGGCGACTAAGATCGGCTTGAAATAGCGCATGGTTCTACTCGAGGGTCATGGTGTCGAAGTACAGCTCCCCGGCACCGTGGTTTTGGGTGGGCAAGACGACGAGGTAGATACGGGTCAGGGCGAGGGGCGGGTGGCGGCGGGCGTGCTCGTCGGTCAGGCCGACGAGGTCGCTCTGCCGCAGCCGGCACTCGCGCCAGGAGTTCTTCCAGTCGACGGCGCCGGTCAGGTCACCGACGAACTTGGCGCCGGTGGCGTCGATGAACTCGGCGCGCAGCCAGCCGTCGGAGCCGTCGCCGTAGACCCAGACGCTGAGCTCCTGCCAGTTGAGGGGCAGCAGGTGGGAGGTCTCGGCATAGGCGGCGGCGGTTTCTCCCCGGGCGCCGCTGAAGTCGTAGACCAGCTTTGCCGAGTACTGACCCTCCCTGACGGGTTCGTCGCCGAAGCTGTGGGTCAGGTAACCGTCGACGGCGGCGGGATAGGAGCTGAAGGCCC
Encoded proteins:
- a CDS encoding tetratricopeptide repeat protein; protein product: MRYFKPILVAALLGLVVAAGAIDLFRVLNAEDLLEEGIAYFEAGEYDKAEAKFKSAAVELPEGSESYYWLGRTFAARGQYDEALNYYDYCLELEPANVEALQEAGGLAMQLGRFEDALPYLRRLVDVTPEDPAVYSNLGLTYLGLKQYDKAETQFLTAVDLEADLARAYDGLGMVYDARGQLTAAEDAFKTALEYDDDRIETLFHLGVIYHKQGLRSEAVRYYNKTIEADPDSPLAGAAAQQIEALDGDF